In a genomic window of Piliocolobus tephrosceles isolate RC106 chromosome 1, ASM277652v3, whole genome shotgun sequence:
- the CLK2 gene encoding dual specificity protein kinase CLK2 isoform X3 → MPHPRRYHSSERGSRESYREHYRSRKHKRRRSRSWSSSSDRTRRRRREDSYHVRSRSYDDRSSDRRVYDRRYCGSYRRNDYSRDRGDAYCDTDYRHSYEYQRENSSYRSQRSSRRKHRRRRRRSRTFSRSSSQHSSRRAKSVEDDAEGHLIYHVGDWLQERYEIVSTLGEGTFGRVVQCVDHRRGGARVALKIIKNVEKYKEAARLEINVLEKINEKDPDNKNLCVQMFDWFDYHGHMCISFELLGLSTFDFLKDNNYLPYPIHQVRHMAFQLCQAVKFLHDNKLTHTDLKPENILFVNSDYELTYNLEKKRDERSVKSTAVRVVDFGSATFDHEHHSTIVSTRHYRAPEVILELGWSQPCDVWSIGCIIFEYYVGFTLFQTHDNREHLAMMERILGPIPSRMIRKTRKQKYFYRGRLDWDENTSAGRYVRENCKPLRRYLTSEAEEHHQLFDLIESMLEYEPAKRLTLGEALQHPFFTRLRAEPPNKLWDSSRDISR, encoded by the exons atGCCTCATCCTCGAAGGTACCATTCCTCAGAGCGAGGCAGCCGGGAGAGTTACCGTGAACACTATCGGAGCCGAAAGCATAAGCGACGAAGAAGTCGCTCCTGGTCAAGTAGTAGTGACCGGACACGACGGCGCCGGCGAGAGGACAGCTACCATGTCCGTTCTCGaag TTACGATGATCGTTCATCCGACCGGAGGGTGTATGACCGGCGATACTGTGGCAGCTACAGACGCAATGATTATAGCCGGGATCGGGGAGATGCCTACTGTGACACAGACTATCGGCATTCCTATGAATATCAGCGGGAAAACAGCAGTTACCGCAGCCAGCGCAGCAGCCGGAGGAAGCACAGACGGCGGAGGAGGCGCAGCCGGACATTTAGCCGCTCATCTTCG CAGCACAGCAGCCGGAGAGCCAAGAGTGTAGAGGACGACGCTGAGGGCCACCTCATCTACCACGTCGGGGACTGGCTACAAGAGCGAT ATGAAATCGTTAGCACCTTAGGAGAGGGAACCTTCGGCCGAGTTGTACAATGTGTTGACCATCGCAG GGGTGGGGCTCGAGTTGCCCTGAAGATCATTAAGAATGTGGAGAAGTACAAGGAAGCAGCTCGACTTGAGATCAACGTGCTGGAGAAAATAAACGAGAAAGACCCTGACAACAAGAA CCTCTGTGTCCAGATGTTTGACTGGTTTGACTACCATGGCCACATGTGTATCTCCTTTGAGCTTCTGGGCCTTAGCACCTTCGATTTCCTCAAAGACAACAACTACCTGCCCTACCCCATCCACCAAGTGCGCCACATGGCCTTCCAGCTGTGCCAGGCTGTCAAGT TCCTCCATGATAACAAGCTGACACATACAGACCTCAAGCCTGAAAATATTCTGTTTGTGAATTCAGACTATGAGCTCACCTACAACCTAGAGAAG AAGCGAGATGAGCGCAGTGTGAAGAGCACAGCTGTGCGGGTGGTAGACTTTGGCAGTGCCACCTTTGACCATGAGCACCATAGCACCATTGTCTCCACTCGCCATTACCGAGCACCAGAGGTCATCCTTG AGTTGGGCTGGTCAcagccttgtgatgtgtggagTATAGGCTGCATCATCTTTGAGTACTATGTGGGATTCACCCTCTTCCAG ACCCATGACAACAGAGAGCATCTAGCCATGATGGAAAGGATATTGGGTCCTATCCCTTCCCGGATGATCCGAAAGACAAG aaagcagaaatatttttacCGGGGTCGCCTGGATTGGGATGAGAACACATCAGCTGGGCGCTATGTTCGTGAGAACTGCAAACCGCTGCGG CGGTATCTGACCTCAGAGGCAGAGGAACACCACCAGCTCTTCGATCTGATTGAAAGCATGCTAGAGTATGAACCAGCTAAGCGGCTGACCTTGGGTGAAGCCCTTCAGCATCCTTTCTTCACCCGTCTTCGGGCTGAGCCACCCAACAAGTTGTGGGACTCCAGTCGGGATATCAGTCGGTGA
- the CLK2 gene encoding dual specificity protein kinase CLK2 isoform X5 produces the protein MFDWFDYHGHMCISFELLGLSTFDFLKDNNYLPYPIHQVRHMAFQLCQAVKFLHDNKLTHTDLKPENILFVNSDYELTYNLEKKRDERSVKSTAVRVVDFGSATFDHEHHSTIVSTRHYRAPEVILELGWSQPCDVWSIGCIIFEYYVGFTLFQTHDNREHLAMMERILGPIPSRMIRKTRKQKYFYRGRLDWDENTSAGRYVRENCKPLRRYLTSEAEEHHQLFDLIESMLEYEPAKRLTLGEALQHPFFTRLRAEPPNKLWDSSRDISR, from the exons ATGTTTGACTGGTTTGACTACCATGGCCACATGTGTATCTCCTTTGAGCTTCTGGGCCTTAGCACCTTCGATTTCCTCAAAGACAACAACTACCTGCCCTACCCCATCCACCAAGTGCGCCACATGGCCTTCCAGCTGTGCCAGGCTGTCAAGT TCCTCCATGATAACAAGCTGACACATACAGACCTCAAGCCTGAAAATATTCTGTTTGTGAATTCAGACTATGAGCTCACCTACAACCTAGAGAAG AAGCGAGATGAGCGCAGTGTGAAGAGCACAGCTGTGCGGGTGGTAGACTTTGGCAGTGCCACCTTTGACCATGAGCACCATAGCACCATTGTCTCCACTCGCCATTACCGAGCACCAGAGGTCATCCTTG AGTTGGGCTGGTCAcagccttgtgatgtgtggagTATAGGCTGCATCATCTTTGAGTACTATGTGGGATTCACCCTCTTCCAG ACCCATGACAACAGAGAGCATCTAGCCATGATGGAAAGGATATTGGGTCCTATCCCTTCCCGGATGATCCGAAAGACAAG aaagcagaaatatttttacCGGGGTCGCCTGGATTGGGATGAGAACACATCAGCTGGGCGCTATGTTCGTGAGAACTGCAAACCGCTGCGG CGGTATCTGACCTCAGAGGCAGAGGAACACCACCAGCTCTTCGATCTGATTGAAAGCATGCTAGAGTATGAACCAGCTAAGCGGCTGACCTTGGGTGAAGCCCTTCAGCATCCTTTCTTCACCCGTCTTCGGGCTGAGCCACCCAACAAGTTGTGGGACTCCAGTCGGGATATCAGTCGGTGA
- the CLK2 gene encoding dual specificity protein kinase CLK2 isoform X1, whose amino-acid sequence MPHPRRYHSSERGSRESYREHYRSRKHKRRRSRSWSSSSDRTRRRRREDSYHVRSRSSYDDRSSDRRVYDRRYCGSYRRNDYSRDRGDAYCDTDYRHSYEYQRENSSYRSQRSSRRKHRRRRRRSRTFSRSSSQHSSRRAKSVEDDAEGHLIYHVGDWLQERYEIVSTLGEGTFGRVVQCVDHRRGGARVALKIIKNVEKYKEAARLEINVLEKINEKDPDNKNLCVQMFDWFDYHGHMCISFELLGLSTFDFLKDNNYLPYPIHQVRHMAFQLCQAVKFLHDNKLTHTDLKPENILFVNSDYELTYNLEKKRDERSVKSTAVRVVDFGSATFDHEHHSTIVSTRHYRAPEVILELGWSQPCDVWSIGCIIFEYYVGFTLFQTHDNREHLAMMERILGPIPSRMIRKTRKQKYFYRGRLDWDENTSAGRYVRENCKPLRRYLTSEAEEHHQLFDLIESMLEYEPAKRLTLGEALQHPFFTRLRAEPPNKLWDSSRDISR is encoded by the exons atGCCTCATCCTCGAAGGTACCATTCCTCAGAGCGAGGCAGCCGGGAGAGTTACCGTGAACACTATCGGAGCCGAAAGCATAAGCGACGAAGAAGTCGCTCCTGGTCAAGTAGTAGTGACCGGACACGACGGCGCCGGCGAGAGGACAGCTACCATGTCCGTTCTCGaag CAGTTACGATGATCGTTCATCCGACCGGAGGGTGTATGACCGGCGATACTGTGGCAGCTACAGACGCAATGATTATAGCCGGGATCGGGGAGATGCCTACTGTGACACAGACTATCGGCATTCCTATGAATATCAGCGGGAAAACAGCAGTTACCGCAGCCAGCGCAGCAGCCGGAGGAAGCACAGACGGCGGAGGAGGCGCAGCCGGACATTTAGCCGCTCATCTTCG CAGCACAGCAGCCGGAGAGCCAAGAGTGTAGAGGACGACGCTGAGGGCCACCTCATCTACCACGTCGGGGACTGGCTACAAGAGCGAT ATGAAATCGTTAGCACCTTAGGAGAGGGAACCTTCGGCCGAGTTGTACAATGTGTTGACCATCGCAG GGGTGGGGCTCGAGTTGCCCTGAAGATCATTAAGAATGTGGAGAAGTACAAGGAAGCAGCTCGACTTGAGATCAACGTGCTGGAGAAAATAAACGAGAAAGACCCTGACAACAAGAA CCTCTGTGTCCAGATGTTTGACTGGTTTGACTACCATGGCCACATGTGTATCTCCTTTGAGCTTCTGGGCCTTAGCACCTTCGATTTCCTCAAAGACAACAACTACCTGCCCTACCCCATCCACCAAGTGCGCCACATGGCCTTCCAGCTGTGCCAGGCTGTCAAGT TCCTCCATGATAACAAGCTGACACATACAGACCTCAAGCCTGAAAATATTCTGTTTGTGAATTCAGACTATGAGCTCACCTACAACCTAGAGAAG AAGCGAGATGAGCGCAGTGTGAAGAGCACAGCTGTGCGGGTGGTAGACTTTGGCAGTGCCACCTTTGACCATGAGCACCATAGCACCATTGTCTCCACTCGCCATTACCGAGCACCAGAGGTCATCCTTG AGTTGGGCTGGTCAcagccttgtgatgtgtggagTATAGGCTGCATCATCTTTGAGTACTATGTGGGATTCACCCTCTTCCAG ACCCATGACAACAGAGAGCATCTAGCCATGATGGAAAGGATATTGGGTCCTATCCCTTCCCGGATGATCCGAAAGACAAG aaagcagaaatatttttacCGGGGTCGCCTGGATTGGGATGAGAACACATCAGCTGGGCGCTATGTTCGTGAGAACTGCAAACCGCTGCGG CGGTATCTGACCTCAGAGGCAGAGGAACACCACCAGCTCTTCGATCTGATTGAAAGCATGCTAGAGTATGAACCAGCTAAGCGGCTGACCTTGGGTGAAGCCCTTCAGCATCCTTTCTTCACCCGTCTTCGGGCTGAGCCACCCAACAAGTTGTGGGACTCCAGTCGGGATATCAGTCGGTGA
- the CLK2 gene encoding dual specificity protein kinase CLK2 isoform X4 has product MPHPRRYHSSERGSRESYREHYRSRKHKRRRSRSWSSSSDRTRRRRREDSYHVRSRSYDDRSSDRRVYDRRYCGSYRRNDYSRDRGDAYCDTDYRHSYEYQRENSSYRSQRSSRRKHRRRRRRSRTFSRSSSHSSRRAKSVEDDAEGHLIYHVGDWLQERYEIVSTLGEGTFGRVVQCVDHRRGGARVALKIIKNVEKYKEAARLEINVLEKINEKDPDNKNLCVQMFDWFDYHGHMCISFELLGLSTFDFLKDNNYLPYPIHQVRHMAFQLCQAVKFLHDNKLTHTDLKPENILFVNSDYELTYNLEKKRDERSVKSTAVRVVDFGSATFDHEHHSTIVSTRHYRAPEVILELGWSQPCDVWSIGCIIFEYYVGFTLFQTHDNREHLAMMERILGPIPSRMIRKTRKQKYFYRGRLDWDENTSAGRYVRENCKPLRRYLTSEAEEHHQLFDLIESMLEYEPAKRLTLGEALQHPFFTRLRAEPPNKLWDSSRDISR; this is encoded by the exons atGCCTCATCCTCGAAGGTACCATTCCTCAGAGCGAGGCAGCCGGGAGAGTTACCGTGAACACTATCGGAGCCGAAAGCATAAGCGACGAAGAAGTCGCTCCTGGTCAAGTAGTAGTGACCGGACACGACGGCGCCGGCGAGAGGACAGCTACCATGTCCGTTCTCGaag TTACGATGATCGTTCATCCGACCGGAGGGTGTATGACCGGCGATACTGTGGCAGCTACAGACGCAATGATTATAGCCGGGATCGGGGAGATGCCTACTGTGACACAGACTATCGGCATTCCTATGAATATCAGCGGGAAAACAGCAGTTACCGCAGCCAGCGCAGCAGCCGGAGGAAGCACAGACGGCGGAGGAGGCGCAGCCGGACATTTAGCCGCTCATCTTCG CACAGCAGCCGGAGAGCCAAGAGTGTAGAGGACGACGCTGAGGGCCACCTCATCTACCACGTCGGGGACTGGCTACAAGAGCGAT ATGAAATCGTTAGCACCTTAGGAGAGGGAACCTTCGGCCGAGTTGTACAATGTGTTGACCATCGCAG GGGTGGGGCTCGAGTTGCCCTGAAGATCATTAAGAATGTGGAGAAGTACAAGGAAGCAGCTCGACTTGAGATCAACGTGCTGGAGAAAATAAACGAGAAAGACCCTGACAACAAGAA CCTCTGTGTCCAGATGTTTGACTGGTTTGACTACCATGGCCACATGTGTATCTCCTTTGAGCTTCTGGGCCTTAGCACCTTCGATTTCCTCAAAGACAACAACTACCTGCCCTACCCCATCCACCAAGTGCGCCACATGGCCTTCCAGCTGTGCCAGGCTGTCAAGT TCCTCCATGATAACAAGCTGACACATACAGACCTCAAGCCTGAAAATATTCTGTTTGTGAATTCAGACTATGAGCTCACCTACAACCTAGAGAAG AAGCGAGATGAGCGCAGTGTGAAGAGCACAGCTGTGCGGGTGGTAGACTTTGGCAGTGCCACCTTTGACCATGAGCACCATAGCACCATTGTCTCCACTCGCCATTACCGAGCACCAGAGGTCATCCTTG AGTTGGGCTGGTCAcagccttgtgatgtgtggagTATAGGCTGCATCATCTTTGAGTACTATGTGGGATTCACCCTCTTCCAG ACCCATGACAACAGAGAGCATCTAGCCATGATGGAAAGGATATTGGGTCCTATCCCTTCCCGGATGATCCGAAAGACAAG aaagcagaaatatttttacCGGGGTCGCCTGGATTGGGATGAGAACACATCAGCTGGGCGCTATGTTCGTGAGAACTGCAAACCGCTGCGG CGGTATCTGACCTCAGAGGCAGAGGAACACCACCAGCTCTTCGATCTGATTGAAAGCATGCTAGAGTATGAACCAGCTAAGCGGCTGACCTTGGGTGAAGCCCTTCAGCATCCTTTCTTCACCCGTCTTCGGGCTGAGCCACCCAACAAGTTGTGGGACTCCAGTCGGGATATCAGTCGGTGA
- the CLK2 gene encoding dual specificity protein kinase CLK2 isoform X2, producing MPHPRRYHSSERGSRESYREHYRSRKHKRRRSRSWSSSSDRTRRRRREDSYHVRSRSSYDDRSSDRRVYDRRYCGSYRRNDYSRDRGDAYCDTDYRHSYEYQRENSSYRSQRSSRRKHRRRRRRSRTFSRSSSHSSRRAKSVEDDAEGHLIYHVGDWLQERYEIVSTLGEGTFGRVVQCVDHRRGGARVALKIIKNVEKYKEAARLEINVLEKINEKDPDNKNLCVQMFDWFDYHGHMCISFELLGLSTFDFLKDNNYLPYPIHQVRHMAFQLCQAVKFLHDNKLTHTDLKPENILFVNSDYELTYNLEKKRDERSVKSTAVRVVDFGSATFDHEHHSTIVSTRHYRAPEVILELGWSQPCDVWSIGCIIFEYYVGFTLFQTHDNREHLAMMERILGPIPSRMIRKTRKQKYFYRGRLDWDENTSAGRYVRENCKPLRRYLTSEAEEHHQLFDLIESMLEYEPAKRLTLGEALQHPFFTRLRAEPPNKLWDSSRDISR from the exons atGCCTCATCCTCGAAGGTACCATTCCTCAGAGCGAGGCAGCCGGGAGAGTTACCGTGAACACTATCGGAGCCGAAAGCATAAGCGACGAAGAAGTCGCTCCTGGTCAAGTAGTAGTGACCGGACACGACGGCGCCGGCGAGAGGACAGCTACCATGTCCGTTCTCGaag CAGTTACGATGATCGTTCATCCGACCGGAGGGTGTATGACCGGCGATACTGTGGCAGCTACAGACGCAATGATTATAGCCGGGATCGGGGAGATGCCTACTGTGACACAGACTATCGGCATTCCTATGAATATCAGCGGGAAAACAGCAGTTACCGCAGCCAGCGCAGCAGCCGGAGGAAGCACAGACGGCGGAGGAGGCGCAGCCGGACATTTAGCCGCTCATCTTCG CACAGCAGCCGGAGAGCCAAGAGTGTAGAGGACGACGCTGAGGGCCACCTCATCTACCACGTCGGGGACTGGCTACAAGAGCGAT ATGAAATCGTTAGCACCTTAGGAGAGGGAACCTTCGGCCGAGTTGTACAATGTGTTGACCATCGCAG GGGTGGGGCTCGAGTTGCCCTGAAGATCATTAAGAATGTGGAGAAGTACAAGGAAGCAGCTCGACTTGAGATCAACGTGCTGGAGAAAATAAACGAGAAAGACCCTGACAACAAGAA CCTCTGTGTCCAGATGTTTGACTGGTTTGACTACCATGGCCACATGTGTATCTCCTTTGAGCTTCTGGGCCTTAGCACCTTCGATTTCCTCAAAGACAACAACTACCTGCCCTACCCCATCCACCAAGTGCGCCACATGGCCTTCCAGCTGTGCCAGGCTGTCAAGT TCCTCCATGATAACAAGCTGACACATACAGACCTCAAGCCTGAAAATATTCTGTTTGTGAATTCAGACTATGAGCTCACCTACAACCTAGAGAAG AAGCGAGATGAGCGCAGTGTGAAGAGCACAGCTGTGCGGGTGGTAGACTTTGGCAGTGCCACCTTTGACCATGAGCACCATAGCACCATTGTCTCCACTCGCCATTACCGAGCACCAGAGGTCATCCTTG AGTTGGGCTGGTCAcagccttgtgatgtgtggagTATAGGCTGCATCATCTTTGAGTACTATGTGGGATTCACCCTCTTCCAG ACCCATGACAACAGAGAGCATCTAGCCATGATGGAAAGGATATTGGGTCCTATCCCTTCCCGGATGATCCGAAAGACAAG aaagcagaaatatttttacCGGGGTCGCCTGGATTGGGATGAGAACACATCAGCTGGGCGCTATGTTCGTGAGAACTGCAAACCGCTGCGG CGGTATCTGACCTCAGAGGCAGAGGAACACCACCAGCTCTTCGATCTGATTGAAAGCATGCTAGAGTATGAACCAGCTAAGCGGCTGACCTTGGGTGAAGCCCTTCAGCATCCTTTCTTCACCCGTCTTCGGGCTGAGCCACCCAACAAGTTGTGGGACTCCAGTCGGGATATCAGTCGGTGA